TTCTCCATGACTACTTTGACCTGAGTTGCTGCTCGGTAATTGACGGGTAATTGATGGGTAATTGACACATAGGGAACCGGGAAACTGTGAATTTTACTTAACTGATTTATTTTACTCAAATTATGTTAATTGATGGGTAATTGACTGGTACTTGACTGACGAGCAGAGATATGAGATCGTATTTTTCGTAAATTATTGAATATACAATAGTTATTTTACTTGACTGGTACTTGACTGGAACCTCCTGATGACCACTGATACAACTGAACGCGGTTTAGAAGATCGCATTTGCGAGATGTTGGCTGGTAGGGCGGATGAATCGGGTACGGGTGATGTAGGGGAGCGTCCGGCTGCCTATAGCGCGGGTTGGCGTTATGGGGATCGCGAGGATTATGACCGCGAGTATTGCGTGGATCTGGCGCAGTTGACGGCTTTTCTGGTGGCGACGCAGCCGGAGATTGCTGAGGCGCTTTCTCTGGAGAGCGATAATCCAACGCGACGCCGGTTTCTCGCCCGGTTGAAGAGTGAGGTTGGCAGGCGTGGGATTGTCGATGCGCTTCGCAATGGGGTCAAGCACGGGCCGCATGATATTGCGCTTTTTTACGGTGCGCCGTCGCCGGGCAACCGTCGGGCAGCAGCGCTTTACGAGCAGAATCGCTTTTCGGTTACGCGCCAGTTGTCGTATAGCAATGCCAATAAGCGGCTCGCGCTGGATCTTGCGCTGTTTATCAATGGCCTGCCGGTGGCGACTTTTGAGTTAAAAAATAGCCTTACTAAGCAGACGGTGGCAGATGCGGTTGAGCAATACAAACGCGACCGTGATCCGAGGGAGGAACTTTTCCGCATTGGTCGTTGTTTGGCTCATTTCGCGGTGGATGAACACGAGGTGATGTTCTGTACGCATCTCAAGGGTAAGTCGTCCTGGTTTCTGCCTTTTAATAAGGGTTGGAATGACGGTGCTGGCAATCCGACCAATCCCAATGGCCTTAAGACCGATTATTTGTGGCAGGAGGTTCTGACCCGGCAGAGTTTGACGGATATTATCGAGAATTACGCTCTGCTGGTGGAGTCTGCTGACGCGCAGACCGGGCGCAGGTCTCGGACGCAAATTTGGCCGCGCTATCACCAGTTGGATGTGGTGCGGAAGTTACTGGCTGATGCTGTGGAGAAGGGGGCGGGGCAGCGCTATCTCATTCAGCATTCGGCGGGTAGTGGTAAGTCCAATTCTATCGCCTGGTTGGCACACCGTCTCATTGGGCTGGAAAAGGGCGGTGAGATGGTTTTTGATTCGATTATTGTTGTGACTGACCGGATTATTCTGGATAGGCAGATTAACGATACGATTCGGCAGTTCGCGCAAGTGGGGGCGACTGTCGGGCATGCCGAAAATTCTGGCGATCTGCGTCGCTTTATCGGCGAAGGAAAGAAAATTATTATCTCTACGGTGCAGAAGTTTCCGTTTATCCTGGACGAGATTGGCGCAGAACATCGGGGGAGCCGCTTTGCCATCATTATTGACGAAGCGCATTCCAGCCAGGGCGGGCGCACGTCTTCGGCGATGGCGCAGGCTCTGGGCGACCATGAGGACGGGGATGATGAAGATACGTTTGAAGATAAGATTAACCGGATTATTGAGCAAAAGCGTCTGTTGACCAATGCGAGCTATTTTGCTTTTACTGCTACGCCGAAGAATAAGACGCTGGAGTTATTTGGCACACCATCGCCGCAGCCCGATGGCACGACAAAGCATCGGTCTTTCCACGGCTATGCGATGAAACAGGCGATTGAGGAGGGTTTCATTCTGGATGTGCTGGGTAATTATACGCCGGTAAAGAGCTACTACCATCTCGCCAAGACGATAGAAGATGATCCGGAGTTTGATACAATAAAGGCGAGAAAGAAGCTCATCAGCTATGTGGAAACACACAGTCATGCGATTCGCCTCAAAGCGGAGATTATGGTTGACCACTTCCACGAGCAGGTGCTGGCACCGCGCAAAATTGGGGGACAGGCACGGGCTATGGTTGTAACTGGTGGTATTCAGATGGCGATTGAATACTATCACGCTATCCGCAATTACCTGAACGAGCGCAATAGTCCGGACAAAGCTATTGTTGCTTTTTCTGGCGAGGTGGATTACGGAGGTGAGAGGGTGAGTGAATCGTCGTTGAACGGTTTTCCGTCATCGCAAATAGCCAATAAGATTCAGGAAGATCCCTATAGGCTTCTGGTCTGCGCGGATAAGTTTCAGACGGGCTATGATGAGCCTTTGCTGCATGTGATGTACGTGGATAAGGTGCTTTCCGGTATTAAGGCCGTGCAGACTCTTTCGCGTCTCAACCGCGCCCACCCTGATAAGCGCGATACGTTTGTGCTGGATTTCTACAATGACGCTGAGATGATAAAGGATGCTTTTGCTGATTACTACCGCACGACTATTTTAGCGGATGAAACCGATCCGAACAAGTTGCACGATCTCAAGGCCACGCTGGATGGCCGACAGGTTTATTCCGATGAGCAAGTCCACAATGTAGTGGCGTCGTATTTGAAGGGCGATGACCGTGGGGCTTTTGATCCCATTCTGGATGAGTGTGTGGCGATCTATCGCAGTGAACTGGATGAGGATGGGCAGGTTGAATTTAAGGGGAATGCCAAAGCCTTTGTACGCGCATACAACTTTTTGTCTCAGGTGCTTCCCTACGCGAATGTGGAGTGGGAACAGCTTTCCATTTTTCTGAATTTTCTCGTTCCCAAGTTGCCGACGCCCGTTACTGAAGATTTGTCGCTGGGTATTGAGGGTGCTATTGATATGGATAGCTATCGCGCGGAGAAACAGGCGACGATGCAAATTCTGCTGTCCGATGAGGATGCCGAGATCGATCCGGTGCCCACAGGTGGTGGCGGTCATAAGCCAGAGCCGGAAATGGACCGGCTTTCCAATATTCTCCGGTCGTTCAACGATCTTTTTGGGGATATTCCGTGGACCAATGAAGACCGCATTCGCAGGATGATTACCGAGGATGTTCCGAAGATGGTTGATTCGGATAGTGCCTATCGCAATGCGCGAGAACATTCAGATGAGCAGAATACGCGCATTGAACACGATAAGGCGTTGGAGAAAGCGATTATGGCTCTGCTCTCGGACGATACTGAACTTTACAAGCAGTATTCCCAGAATGAAGCGTTTAAGCGTTGGCTGGAAAATAGCGTGTTTGAACTGACCAATCGCTAAGCTGGGGACTCCGCGTATTGGAGAATATAGAGCAAAAGGTGAGAAGTTCAGTGCGGATAGGTGGGAACTCGACACGGATGGGGGGGAGTTAAGCGCGGATGGGAGGGAGACGGATACAGGGGAGCTCGGCACGGATATAGAGGAGCTCGGCAACGGATACAGGGGAGTTCGGCTCGGATACAGGTAAGCTTCACTCGGATACAGGTATGCTTAGCCCGGATACCGGTATGCTCCTGGTTGCTTAACAAAACAGCCCGTCCTGAAAATGGATGGGCTATTTTTTGTCAAATCCACCTTCACGCGCTTGGCGGGTCATTTCCCGGATGAGTTTGGGGGCGGGGTCTTCCCATCCTTCGGGTTTGAGTATTTTGCCGTCTTCTCGGCGAATGACTTTCCCGTTTACGACTTTTTGCATGTTTGCATTGTGGACGATGTCGAAGAGTGGGTCGAGGTTGATGCCGTTTCGTACGGCAAAATCGCAGATGTAGTAAATTGCATCGACGAGCGCGTCAGCCTGTTCTGTGACGGTTTGCGCGTCCATTAATTCGTCCATTTCATCGTTGACCATTTGTCTTATGAATGCGATGCCTTCTGTTGTCATGTTTTGCGGATGCGCTGGCAGGGCGTCGTTACAGGCCATTGTAAATTCGCGCACTTGAGCAGTGTATCCCATGCGTACTCCTGGTGAATGGTAAGGGGAGAGATATAAGAGAGCTTGCCCCTGCATGTTTTAAGCAAGGGTGAGATGTAAGGAGGGAGAAGTGTGTGTTAGAAATTACTAAAATACATGTTCAAAAACAAATGTAATGATTCCACAGCAATCAATGTAAAGCGCGAATAGACAGAGCGGTGTACAACTGGCCGTCTTTCAGGCAAGTTCATAGACAAATGGCAATACATACTGATACTGACTTACATCATGTCAGCACATGCTTTGGGAGGATGGGTGGGGTTCGTCTATTCGTTGATTCGTCTATTCGTCTATGTATTTTTGGTCTTTGACTTTTGGGCGTTGCGTCTATATTTTTTTGCGCGATATTTTGTTGATCGGTGAACTATGACGTGAAAGGATTTACATTACATGGCGAGTATTAATGCAAATTACGACAAATTGGCTGCGGGATATTTGTTTCCCGAGATTGCGCGGCGGACGCAGACTTTTCTCGATGCGCATCCAGAGGTGTCCGTGATGCGGTTGGGTATTGGCAATACGACCGAGCCGCTGACGAGGAGCGTGATTGCCGGTTTGCACGATGCGGTGGATCAGATGGCGCATGTGGAGACGTATCGCGGCTATGCCGATGGCGGAGAGGGTGAGCCTGAGATGCGGGAGGCTCTGGCGAAGCGCTATGCAAAGTACGGGGTTGAACTCGATGCATCTGAGGTTTTTGTGAGCGATGGCGCCAAGTCGGATTCGGCGAATATCCAGTCGATTTTTGGTATGGATAATGTGATTGCTGTGCAGGATCCGGCGTATCCGGTATATGTCGATAGCAATGTGATTGCCGGGCGGACGGGTGAGGCGGTGAACGATCAGTACGAGGGACTGGTTTATATGCCGTGTACAGAAGAGAATGGTTTTATGCCCGAGGTGCCGGATGAAAAGGTGGATTTGATCTATATTTGCAGCCCGAATAATCCTACGGGTGCCGTGGCAACGCGAGCGCAGCTTCAGGCGTTTGTGGATTATGCGATAGAACACAGGGCGGTGATTATTTACGATGCGGCTTATGCCGGGTATATTTCGGATGCGGATTTGCCGCGAACGATTTACGAGGTTGAAGGGGCAAAGTCCTGTGCGATTGAGATCAATAGTTTTTCCAAAGATACCGGGTTTACGGGTGTGCGCCTGGGGTGGACTATTGTGCCGATGGATCTGGTGGTAGAAGATGCAGAGGCGGGTAAGTTGAATACGCTGTGGGGCAGGCGTCAAAATACGTTTTTTAATGGTGCTTCTAATATTGTGCAATTGGGTGCTTTGTCGGTGTTTACAGAAGAAGGCGAGCGAGAGTGCCAGGAGATGATTGCGTATTATATGGAAAATGCGCGCATTATTCGGGCGGGGCTGAGGCGTATTGGGCTGACGGTTTTCGGCGGTGTACACGCGCCTTATTTGTGGCTCAAGACCCCGAATGGTATGTCGTCGTGGGACTTTTTTGACAAGTTGTTATCAGAAACCCATGTTGTGGGTACGCCGGGTTCGGGTTTTGGTCCTGCTGGCGAAGGTTATTTTCGTTTGAGTTCGTTTGGACATCGAGAAGATGTCGAGCGGGCAGTGGCGAGTATTCAGGCGAATTTGAAGATTTGAGGTGAAGAGATGACGCGGTCCAATCCAAACATCATTTTTATTTTGGCTGATGATATGGGCTATGGAGATATGACGTGCCAGAATCCAGAGTCTAAAATTCCAACGCCGAATCTGGACAGGTTGGCGTCACAGGGGGTTCGTTTTACCGATGCCCACGCGCCGTCCAGTGTCTGTACGCCGTCGCGCTATGCGATTCTTACGGGGCGGTATTCGTGGCGCACCCGGTTGCAAGGTGGTGTGTTGTGGCCCTGGGATCCGCCTTTGATTG
The nucleotide sequence above comes from Gemmatimonadota bacterium. Encoded proteins:
- a CDS encoding LL-diaminopimelate aminotransferase is translated as MASINANYDKLAAGYLFPEIARRTQTFLDAHPEVSVMRLGIGNTTEPLTRSVIAGLHDAVDQMAHVETYRGYADGGEGEPEMREALAKRYAKYGVELDASEVFVSDGAKSDSANIQSIFGMDNVIAVQDPAYPVYVDSNVIAGRTGEAVNDQYEGLVYMPCTEENGFMPEVPDEKVDLIYICSPNNPTGAVATRAQLQAFVDYAIEHRAVIIYDAAYAGYISDADLPRTIYEVEGAKSCAIEINSFSKDTGFTGVRLGWTIVPMDLVVEDAEAGKLNTLWGRRQNTFFNGASNIVQLGALSVFTEEGERECQEMIAYYMENARIIRAGLRRIGLTVFGGVHAPYLWLKTPNGMSSWDFFDKLLSETHVVGTPGSGFGPAGEGYFRLSSFGHREDVERAVASIQANLKI
- a CDS encoding HAD family hydrolase — protein: MGYTAQVREFTMACNDALPAHPQNMTTEGIAFIRQMVNDEMDELMDAQTVTEQADALVDAIYYICDFAVRNGINLDPLFDIVHNANMQKVVNGKVIRREDGKILKPEGWEDPAPKLIREMTRQAREGGFDKK
- a CDS encoding type I restriction endonuclease subunit R; the encoded protein is MTTDTTERGLEDRICEMLAGRADESGTGDVGERPAAYSAGWRYGDREDYDREYCVDLAQLTAFLVATQPEIAEALSLESDNPTRRRFLARLKSEVGRRGIVDALRNGVKHGPHDIALFYGAPSPGNRRAAALYEQNRFSVTRQLSYSNANKRLALDLALFINGLPVATFELKNSLTKQTVADAVEQYKRDRDPREELFRIGRCLAHFAVDEHEVMFCTHLKGKSSWFLPFNKGWNDGAGNPTNPNGLKTDYLWQEVLTRQSLTDIIENYALLVESADAQTGRRSRTQIWPRYHQLDVVRKLLADAVEKGAGQRYLIQHSAGSGKSNSIAWLAHRLIGLEKGGEMVFDSIIVVTDRIILDRQINDTIRQFAQVGATVGHAENSGDLRRFIGEGKKIIISTVQKFPFILDEIGAEHRGSRFAIIIDEAHSSQGGRTSSAMAQALGDHEDGDDEDTFEDKINRIIEQKRLLTNASYFAFTATPKNKTLELFGTPSPQPDGTTKHRSFHGYAMKQAIEEGFILDVLGNYTPVKSYYHLAKTIEDDPEFDTIKARKKLISYVETHSHAIRLKAEIMVDHFHEQVLAPRKIGGQARAMVVTGGIQMAIEYYHAIRNYLNERNSPDKAIVAFSGEVDYGGERVSESSLNGFPSSQIANKIQEDPYRLLVCADKFQTGYDEPLLHVMYVDKVLSGIKAVQTLSRLNRAHPDKRDTFVLDFYNDAEMIKDAFADYYRTTILADETDPNKLHDLKATLDGRQVYSDEQVHNVVASYLKGDDRGAFDPILDECVAIYRSELDEDGQVEFKGNAKAFVRAYNFLSQVLPYANVEWEQLSIFLNFLVPKLPTPVTEDLSLGIEGAIDMDSYRAEKQATMQILLSDEDAEIDPVPTGGGGHKPEPEMDRLSNILRSFNDLFGDIPWTNEDRIRRMITEDVPKMVDSDSAYRNAREHSDEQNTRIEHDKALEKAIMALLSDDTELYKQYSQNEAFKRWLENSVFELTNR